The Bradyrhizobium sp. WSM471 genome includes the window CACGCGATCCGTCGAACGAACCGGCCTCGCAGCCTAAGGCCACGACAGTTCAACGGGGTTGCGATGATGCTTGATGAAGAGCTGGCCTTGTTGCGCGGCCACCGCAGCAACATCAGCCGCTATCAGCGGTTGCTCAAGACCGAGCTGACCGAGTTCGAACGGCGGTTCATCGAGAGACGTGTGTCCGAGGAACGTTCGGCGATCGAGAAGCTCGCCGTCTCTGCTTTTCCGCTCACCTTTCAGGCTCCGAACCGGGCGATTGGGAACGCAACGACGCGCCTGACGGCAAGCAGCCACGGGTAATCGACATGCCCGAACACCTCCCGACATTCGAAGTGTTCCTGAAGAAATGCGGTCGAAGGACATGGCGGTGGCGTGTCTGCACGACGGAAGGACGCCTGGTCATGCACGGCTTCGAAAACGGCCGACCCGCCGCCAAATATGCGGCTGAAAGGGCATTGTTTCTGATGCTTCTCGCCGCGCCCTATCGCCCGGCGGGCCGGGCTTCCGCCACGGCGCGCTCCTCCCTGGCGACACCCGCATCAAGATCGCTGCCGCGGCACAAGATGCGTGAATGACAGGGGCCGCGTGGGATGGTGCCTGGCATCAGCCAAGCCCATCCCGGCCACCTCCATTGCTGACGCTTACCGCCGTCCGGGCGGTGGGGTCGCCATGGCAGCTGTCGGGTCCGGCGGCGTCAGGTGGCGCGGGACGATGATGGACTGGCCGGGGGTAAGTGTTGCGTTCTCCGGCAACGAGTTGCTCTGCGCGAGCGACCACAACGGCACGCGATTGGCTGCCGCGATGCTCTCCATGGTGTCGCCCCGGCGCACCGGTAGCCGCACGCCACTGTCCCACAATTCGACGAGCGTATTCGCCGGCACGAGATAGCGCAGCGGCACGGCATCCACCTGCGTCTGGGGCGGAATGCGCGGCAACTGCGTGACCATATCGACGATCTGACGGTGGATGTCGTCGGACTTCTCGATGTTGATGTGGCTGACCCGCGCGTTCTCCTTCAGGTCATAGCTCGCATAGTGACCGCGATAGCCCGGCACCGCGACCACGTTGCCGCCGCCAAGCACGCTGTCGGAGAGGTAGATGTTGATGAAGCGCTCGACATTGAGCGGCACGTCGCCGGTCGCATGCGCGGGATCGATGGTGATGACGAGGCTGATCGGGACGTTCTCCTTGGCCGCCATCTCCGAGATGACGATCGAGCAAAGGCCGCCCATCGAATGCCCGATCAGCACGATCGGCGCCGGCGTTTCCTTGTAGCTGGAGATGGCACGTTCGCCGATCCATCGGCAGATGGTGAATTCATAGACGTTGGCCGAAAAGCCGGCCTGCGTTAGCTTCTCTTCGAGCCGGTCCATGCCGGTGGAGAAGAACGGCCCCATGGCGCCACGGAACAGGTAGATTTTCGGCGGCGGCAATGGCTCGAACGGTGGGGGGGGCGGTGGCGCGGCGGGTGCGGCCGCGGCGGGCTTCGTCTTGGCAGGTGAGGCAACGGCCGTCCCGGTGTTCAAGGCGAGCAGCGCAACGGCTGCCAGCGCGAGGAGTCGCCTCAAATCGATCATCAGTCCAGCAGTCCCACTCCGGGAGGCTGCAGCCTCCCCCAAAGGCGCTTAGTGACGGCCGATTGGGTGGAATTTGGGGCACGGAACCAGGGCTCGATCGCCGCTGATTTGAGCATCTCGATGCCCAATCACTGGATGCTCTTGAGCCTGCTGCGGTGGGCGGCCTGTTTCGCGCGGTTGCCGCAGACAGCCATGATGCACCATCGCCGCGCGCGCCTGCGCGTGTGGTCGGCGAACAGCATGGTGCAGTTGTGACCCTCGCACGCCTTGACGTTGGAAAAGTCCTCCTCGCAGACGAACTTCGCCATGGCTTCGCCAACCGGCAGCAATAGCGCTTCCGGTGATCGCCAGCGCCGCTTCATTCGCAATGCGAGAGCGTCGCCATCGTCATGCCCGGGCTCGATCCGGCTGAACGCTTCGTCGCGCTCCAGCAGGCTGTTCAATGGACCGAGCTCGCGCAATGCATCCGTCGTCAGCGGCCGGCCCGCATGCTTACGCACGAATCCCCTGAACCATTCGCGCAAGGCGCGCGCTTGATCCGCGACCTTGTCCAACTCGTCCGGCGTGGCGCGGGCCGTCAGCGCGTGCAGATCATCCGCCGGCACCAGCTTCGCCTGCGCCAGCCAGTCGATCAGGCCCTCGCCATCGTCGATCCAGTCCACGGGCGTATCGACCGGCGTCGCCACCGAGTTGAGGAAGTCGAGGCCGAGCGAGTCGGCGATGAACATGGCAGGCGGGCGGTCCATGAGCGGTCCTTGGCCGGTCGGGAGAACATGGGCATAGATAACCAGTTAAAACGGCATTGACAAGTTACGACGCCTGATAGTAACCTCTTAACCAGCTCTTATACGGTTACTTCAAATGGAGAATGTCATGGCCTCAATCACGTACCGCAGCGCGGATGTCGACGGTTTCAAAGTGGCCTATCGCGAGGCCGGTCTTGTCGGAGCGCCAAAACTCCTGCTGCTGCATGGCTTCCCCAGCGCAGGCCACATGTTTCGCGACCTCATCCCGCTGCTTGCCGACAGGTTTCATATCGTCGCGCCCGACCTTCCCGGCTTTGGCCAATCCGACATGCCTTCGCGCGAAGGCTTCCGCTACACGTTCGACAATGTCGCACGCGTGATCGAACGCTTCGCCGAAGTGATCGGCTTCGACCGGTTCGCGGTCTACGTCTTCGACTACGGCGCGCCGACTGGGTTCCGGCTTGCGCTCAGTCACCCCGAGCGGATCACGGCGATCATCTCGCAGAACGGCAACGCCTATGAGGATGGCCTCAGCGACGGCTGGACACCGATCAAGGCCTATTGGCAGGATCCGTCGCCCGCGAATCGCAATGCGCTGCGCGCCTTCCTCACACCGGAAGCGACGCGCTGGCAGTACACGCATGGCGTCCCCGATCCGACGACCGTGTCACCGGACGGACAGAATCTCGACAATTTCTACCTTGCGCGCCCGGGCGCGGATGACGTGCAGCTCGATCTCATGGGCGACTACAAGAGCAACGTCGCGCTCTATCCCGCCTTTCAGGACTATTTCCGCAAGCACAAGCCGCCGTTCCTCGCGGTCTGGGGCAAGAACGATCCGTTCTTCATTCCGCCCGGCGCCGAAGCGTTCAAACGCGACAATCCGAGCGCCGTGGTGCAGTTCTTTGACACCGGTCATTTTGCGCTGGAGACGCACGCGAAGGAGATCGCGGACAGCATTCGTACCTTCCTGACGTAACGGGGGCTGTCCTCCGCGAAATTTACGCCGCCAGGCTCTGCTGATCGCGGAATGCACTGATCGCCATGTGGACGAGATGCAGCTTGCCCTTGACCGCCGGCGATATGTCGAAGGGATATGCGTCGCTCATCCCAAGCGAGCGGTTGAGTTCGTTGATGCTGCGGGCAAGCGGCATCCACAGGGCCAGGAGTGCCTCGAAGTCGCTCTCGAGATAGGGATCCGTCAAGGTCTGGCGGGCGCGCTCGTCGAGCGACAACGGCAAACCTGCCAGCGAGTCGAGCGTCGACACGATATGCAGGAAATGCGCGAACGTTTCCGCCCAATCCTCCCAGGGATGGGACGTGGCGTACTCGCTGATGAAGCCGCTTCGGTCGTATGAACGATCGGCGCGGCTGTAATAGGAGTTGATCGCAGCCTGATAGTCCTGCGCCTGGTCACCGAAGATCAGCTTGAACGGGGCCTGGAATGTCGTGCCGTCAACGAGCAGGTCCCAATAGAAGTGACCGATCTCGTGCCGGAAATGCCCAAGCAGCGTGCGGTACGGCTCCCGGAATGCCACGCGGCGAGATTCTCGCTCGACATCGTCGGCCTCCGCAAGACTGAGCGTGATCAGGCCCGAGAGATGCCCCGTCAGGATCGGACTGGCCTCGTCCGAGAGAATGTCGAACGCCAATGCTGCGCCGCTGCGCGATGCGAGCGGAAGCCTGAGGCGACTGAGATCATAGAGAAGACGGCGCTTGGCTTCCTCCATGCGGCGCCAGAGCATGACGTTTCTGGTGCTGCCGAGATTTGGCGTGGTGCGGGTGAGGCGGCATGAGCCGCAATACCAGTCCGCGCCCTCGACACACCAGTTGCAGCCGATGATCTCGCGGTTACGGCAAGCTTGATGAGATGCAAGTTTCGCCATCTCGATGCGCGAGGAATCGAACGCCAGCTCGGTGCTGCAATTCGCGCACGCGACGTGCTCGAACGAGACAGGATGGCGGCATGACGGGCACTGAAAAAATTTCACGTGGACTGGCCCCAGACAGACGGCACACCGGAACACCGGCCTGTCAATCGAACTTTTAACTCTTGCGACCGTCGCGGTTGCCGGCCAGCAACGCCCGCTGCGTTCGGAGCGCGTGCTGTCTCAACAGGCCGGCACGCGTCGCGCTCAACTGGCGCGATTGAGGCTGCGGCTTTTTCTCAAGGACATTTTCGGAAACAGGGCGACCGGCCCATGCCCGCTCGGGCTGAACCGCCATGGGGCCGACGTTTCGTTTCCTTGTCATGGTGTGACAACACCAGATCGGGTGCCGAGTTCCCTTCCTTCGACCGGCAGGTGCTCAAGCCTTGTCCTGTGCAGACGTCTGGCTTGTGCAGATACGACAATGCCGCCGTCGGGGTGACGGCGGCATTGTCAATTCAGCGGCTTGCCGCGAAGGGC containing:
- a CDS encoding LysM peptidoglycan-binding domain-containing protein, with protein sequence MIDLRRLLALAAVALLALNTGTAVASPAKTKPAAAAPAAPPPPPPFEPLPPPKIYLFRGAMGPFFSTGMDRLEEKLTQAGFSANVYEFTICRWIGERAISSYKETPAPIVLIGHSMGGLCSIVISEMAAKENVPISLVITIDPAHATGDVPLNVERFINIYLSDSVLGGGNVVAVPGYRGHYASYDLKENARVSHINIEKSDDIHRQIVDMVTQLPRIPPQTQVDAVPLRYLVPANTLVELWDSGVRLPVRRGDTMESIAAANRVPLWSLAQSNSLPENATLTPGQSIIVPRHLTPPDPTAAMATPPPGRR
- a CDS encoding ABATE domain-containing protein, with the translated sequence MDRPPAMFIADSLGLDFLNSVATPVDTPVDWIDDGEGLIDWLAQAKLVPADDLHALTARATPDELDKVADQARALREWFRGFVRKHAGRPLTTDALRELGPLNSLLERDEAFSRIEPGHDDGDALALRMKRRWRSPEALLLPVGEAMAKFVCEEDFSNVKACEGHNCTMLFADHTRRRARRWCIMAVCGNRAKQAAHRSRLKSIQ
- a CDS encoding alpha/beta fold hydrolase, translating into MASITYRSADVDGFKVAYREAGLVGAPKLLLLHGFPSAGHMFRDLIPLLADRFHIVAPDLPGFGQSDMPSREGFRYTFDNVARVIERFAEVIGFDRFAVYVFDYGAPTGFRLALSHPERITAIISQNGNAYEDGLSDGWTPIKAYWQDPSPANRNALRAFLTPEATRWQYTHGVPDPTTVSPDGQNLDNFYLARPGADDVQLDLMGDYKSNVALYPAFQDYFRKHKPPFLAVWGKNDPFFIPPGAEAFKRDNPSAVVQFFDTGHFALETHAKEIADSIRTFLT
- a CDS encoding putative zinc-binding metallopeptidase yields the protein MKFFQCPSCRHPVSFEHVACANCSTELAFDSSRIEMAKLASHQACRNREIIGCNWCVEGADWYCGSCRLTRTTPNLGSTRNVMLWRRMEEAKRRLLYDLSRLRLPLASRSGAALAFDILSDEASPILTGHLSGLITLSLAEADDVERESRRVAFREPYRTLLGHFRHEIGHFYWDLLVDGTTFQAPFKLIFGDQAQDYQAAINSYYSRADRSYDRSGFISEYATSHPWEDWAETFAHFLHIVSTLDSLAGLPLSLDERARQTLTDPYLESDFEALLALWMPLARSINELNRSLGMSDAYPFDISPAVKGKLHLVHMAISAFRDQQSLAA